The following are encoded in a window of Sphaerisporangium siamense genomic DNA:
- a CDS encoding aldehyde dehydrogenase family protein, which produces MTEPGRLAVRKTYKLYIGGAFPRSESGRSYAVTSSKGDFLANAALASRKDARDAVSAARKAFPGWSGATAYNRGQILYRVAEMLEGRRAQFAAELVDADGVSARKAGELVDAAVDRLVWYAGWSDKLGAIRGAANPVAGPYFNLSTPEPTGVVAVVAPPMGPLLGLVSVVAPVIVSGNTCVVVASERAPLPAITFGEVLATSDLPGGVVNLLTGRVAELAPWLASHMDVNAIDLTGCPADLAVACERDAAENLKRVLRPPAGKVDWFADPGVERLTAFLETKTVWHPMGV; this is translated from the coding sequence ATGACTGAGCCCGGCAGGCTGGCCGTACGCAAGACGTACAAGCTGTACATCGGCGGGGCGTTCCCTCGGTCGGAGAGCGGAAGGTCCTACGCGGTGACCTCCTCCAAGGGCGATTTCCTGGCCAACGCCGCCCTGGCCTCCCGCAAGGACGCCCGTGACGCGGTGTCGGCGGCGCGCAAGGCGTTCCCCGGCTGGTCCGGGGCGACCGCCTACAACCGGGGCCAGATCCTCTACCGCGTCGCCGAGATGCTGGAGGGCCGCCGCGCCCAGTTCGCGGCCGAGCTGGTCGACGCCGACGGCGTGTCGGCGCGCAAGGCGGGCGAGCTGGTGGACGCCGCCGTCGACCGGCTGGTCTGGTACGCGGGCTGGTCGGACAAGCTCGGCGCGATCCGCGGGGCGGCCAACCCGGTCGCGGGGCCGTACTTCAACCTCTCGACCCCCGAGCCGACCGGCGTGGTGGCCGTGGTGGCGCCGCCGATGGGGCCGCTGCTCGGCCTGGTCTCGGTCGTCGCGCCGGTGATCGTCAGCGGCAACACGTGCGTGGTGGTGGCCTCCGAGCGTGCGCCGCTCCCGGCGATCACCTTCGGCGAGGTGCTGGCCACCTCCGACCTGCCCGGCGGCGTGGTGAACCTGCTCACCGGCCGGGTGGCCGAGCTGGCCCCGTGGCTGGCCTCCCACATGGACGTCAACGCCATCGACCTGACCGGCTGCCCCGCGGACCTCGCGGTGGCCTGCGAGCGCGACGCCGCCGAGAACCTCAAGCGCGTCCTGCGTCCCCCGGCCGGCAAGGTCGACTGGTTCGCCGACCCGGGCGTCGAGCGGCTGACGGCCTTCCTGGAGACCAAGACGGTCTGGCATCCGATGGGCGTGTAG
- a CDS encoding IS701 family transposase, translating to MTPHELSVVRQRLEAFAAEMFAPLARSDQRAKGLTYVRGLLLEGRRKSMQPMAERLGVDHQGLQQFVTTSTWDTGAVRARVARRAVEVVGPVAWVVDDTGFPKDGTGSPCVARQYSGTLGKVANCQIGVSVHAVTDTASCPLDWRLFVPASWDDQAAGAETRPQVLARRGRCGIAEDEHHRPKWMMAVEMLDALAEAGVRPPLVAADAGYGDNSRFRSALDERGIGYVVQVKGDALAHAAEVVPVERVWPGRGRPPVRTGLRYPGTAVSLAEHVQAAGRAATVPITWREGSKGIMSSEFVFLRVRPAGHRVARDSDGTLPERWLIAQWPEQEDEPVKYWLSSLPAGTDLADLVRLGKIRWRIEHDYRELKTGLGLDHFEGRSWTGWHRHVTLVTAAHLFITMLRLDPKAAAPA from the coding sequence GTGACCCCTCATGAGCTTTCGGTTGTGCGGCAACGTCTTGAGGCGTTCGCGGCGGAGATGTTCGCGCCTTTGGCCCGCTCGGATCAGCGGGCCAAGGGGCTGACGTATGTGCGTGGGTTGCTGCTGGAGGGGCGGCGTAAGTCGATGCAGCCGATGGCCGAGCGGCTGGGGGTGGATCACCAAGGGTTGCAGCAGTTCGTGACCACCTCGACGTGGGACACCGGGGCGGTGCGGGCCAGGGTGGCCCGCCGGGCGGTCGAGGTGGTGGGACCGGTGGCGTGGGTGGTCGACGACACGGGTTTCCCTAAGGACGGCACGGGCTCGCCGTGTGTGGCCCGGCAGTACTCCGGCACGTTGGGGAAGGTGGCGAACTGCCAGATCGGGGTGAGTGTCCACGCGGTCACCGACACCGCCTCCTGCCCGCTGGATTGGCGGCTGTTCGTTCCGGCGTCATGGGATGACCAGGCCGCCGGCGCCGAAACCCGTCCGCAGGTCCTCGCCCGGCGGGGCCGTTGCGGGATTGCCGAGGATGAGCATCACCGTCCCAAGTGGATGATGGCGGTGGAGATGCTCGATGCCCTGGCCGAAGCGGGGGTGCGGCCACCGCTGGTGGCCGCGGACGCCGGCTACGGCGACAACAGCCGGTTCCGCAGCGCCTTGGACGAACGCGGGATCGGGTACGTCGTGCAGGTCAAGGGTGACGCTCTGGCCCACGCTGCTGAGGTGGTGCCGGTCGAGCGGGTCTGGCCGGGGCGTGGCCGGCCCCCGGTCCGGACCGGCCTGCGTTACCCGGGTACCGCGGTGAGCCTGGCCGAGCACGTCCAGGCCGCCGGCCGGGCCGCTACGGTGCCGATCACCTGGCGGGAGGGCTCCAAAGGGATCATGAGCTCTGAGTTCGTCTTTCTGCGGGTGCGCCCGGCCGGGCACCGGGTCGCCCGTGACAGCGACGGCACTCTGCCGGAGCGGTGGCTGATCGCCCAGTGGCCCGAACAGGAGGACGAGCCGGTCAAGTACTGGCTGTCCAGTCTGCCCGCCGGCACCGATCTGGCCGACCTGGTCCGGCTGGGAAAGATCCGCTGGCGGATCGAACACGACTACCGCGAACTCAAGACCGGCCTTGGACTCGACCACTTCGAGGGCCGCTCCTGGACCGGCTGGCACCGCCACGTCACCCTGGTCACCGCCGCACACCTGTTCATCACCATGCTGCGCCTGGACCCAAAAGCGGCTGCGCCGGCCTGA
- a CDS encoding TMEM165/GDT1 family protein: MEAFWISLGVIFVAELGDKSQLMAMTFATRFKPWPVLAGITIATAVVHLFSVGLGGLIGDALPTTAISIAAGVAFLGFALWTLRGDELSEAESQKAQRTTRNALIAVTVAFFLSELGDKTMLATITLATRHGWFGTWIGSTIGMVAADALAILVGRLLGRHLPEKVIRYGAAAAFALFGVLLLLEPLL, encoded by the coding sequence GTGGAAGCGTTCTGGATCAGCCTCGGCGTCATCTTCGTGGCGGAGCTCGGCGACAAGAGCCAGCTCATGGCCATGACGTTCGCGACGCGCTTCAAACCCTGGCCGGTGCTCGCCGGCATCACCATCGCGACCGCGGTGGTCCACCTGTTCAGCGTCGGGCTCGGCGGGCTCATCGGCGACGCGCTCCCCACGACGGCCATCTCGATCGCCGCGGGCGTCGCGTTCCTCGGCTTCGCGCTGTGGACGCTGCGCGGCGACGAGCTGAGCGAGGCGGAGTCCCAAAAGGCCCAGCGCACGACCAGGAACGCGCTGATCGCGGTGACCGTGGCCTTCTTCCTCAGCGAGCTCGGCGACAAGACCATGCTGGCGACGATCACGCTGGCGACCCGGCACGGCTGGTTCGGCACCTGGATCGGCTCCACGATCGGCATGGTCGCCGCCGACGCCCTCGCCATCCTCGTCGGCCGCCTGCTCGGCAGGCACCTCCCCGAGAAGGTCATCCGGTACGGCGCCGCCGCCGCCTTCGCCCTGTTCGGCGTCCTGCTGCTCCTCGAACCCCTGCTCTGA
- a CDS encoding ATP-binding protein yields MLADMLGRMVSPVFVGREDELRTLSEAFEQARKEAASAVLLGGEAGGGKTRLVTRFADDAANAGAHVLAGGCVELSTEGLAYAPFTAALRQLVKEMGAADVAALLPDGAARDLARLLPEFGEPSGDRETETGRARLFEQFLTLLERLAERRAVVLVIEDVHWADRSSRDLIAFLSRNLRTAPVMMIVTYRSDELHRQHPLRPVLAELGRVEGVVRLDLPRLSKAEVAAQIAGILGAAPEFGLVESVYQRSEGIPLFVEALMEREDDCNVPESLQDLIIGSVERLPEETQRVLRVAAAGGNRVGHPLLAAVTGLSDVDLESALRPAIARNVIQVADGRAYVFRHALIREAVHDEMLPGEHNRVHARFAEEIDRDRKLVPPGRAAIEIAHHWYSARDHLWALISAWEAAGKAARAFAYTEQIQLLERVLALWDRVPDAAERIGADHTTVLELASEAAAISGEPERGMKFVKAALAELDETAEPERVAALLVRRAGLKTDKGRRGGLDDLTYAERLVPEPGYARAHVLARLGSHLMFVNRTVEGSRLTEEALGIVRTIGDECLEAELLTNLALGQSLAGDLETTLLTNDRAAEIGRGLKTGRIVLRALGNNVDALNNLGRSAEAVELALEAEGLARKYGRYRVSGCFIANNRAEALTSLGRWDEAVEVVRQALTLDPIPKTRGYLLQTRADIAACRGEVELLERLLGELGALHGEPNELSQEWMNNTRLLIDLHLLRGDPLQALKVTETLLSESSRQAYSSKPMLGWRALNQSRRTCEAAAVVDPGAACAVRARATEMAAALGEGGPVAAAFRLSFYGDFAAAEESWRRLGRPFPRARMLTGLAEAAATAGDRDQAAALLRQAHEIAAALGARPLAAEVEALSRRLGAAVAETPSPGQGPADLTPRETEVLRLVALGRSNRDIAAELFISAKTVSVHVSNILAKLGVSTRGEAAAAAHRHSLLA; encoded by the coding sequence ATGCTGGCAGACATGCTGGGCCGGATGGTGAGCCCCGTCTTCGTGGGACGGGAAGACGAACTGCGAACACTGTCCGAGGCGTTCGAGCAGGCGCGCAAGGAGGCCGCCTCGGCCGTGCTCCTCGGCGGCGAGGCGGGCGGCGGCAAGACCCGCCTGGTGACGCGCTTCGCCGACGACGCCGCGAACGCGGGCGCGCACGTGCTCGCCGGCGGGTGCGTCGAGCTGTCCACGGAAGGGCTGGCCTACGCGCCCTTCACCGCGGCCCTGCGCCAGCTCGTCAAAGAGATGGGCGCGGCCGACGTCGCGGCCCTGCTCCCGGACGGCGCGGCGCGCGACCTGGCGCGGCTGCTGCCGGAGTTCGGCGAGCCGAGCGGCGACAGGGAGACCGAGACCGGCAGGGCACGGCTGTTCGAGCAGTTCCTCACCCTTCTGGAACGCCTCGCCGAGCGCCGCGCGGTCGTCCTGGTCATCGAGGACGTCCACTGGGCCGACCGCTCCAGCCGCGACCTGATCGCCTTCCTGAGCCGCAACCTCAGGACCGCGCCGGTCATGATGATCGTCACCTACCGCTCCGACGAGCTGCACCGCCAGCATCCCCTGCGCCCCGTCCTGGCCGAGCTCGGCCGGGTGGAGGGCGTAGTCCGGCTCGACCTGCCCCGCCTCAGCAAGGCGGAGGTCGCCGCGCAGATCGCCGGCATCCTCGGCGCGGCCCCCGAGTTCGGGCTGGTCGAGAGCGTCTACCAGCGCAGCGAGGGCATCCCGCTGTTCGTGGAGGCGCTGATGGAGCGCGAGGACGACTGCAACGTCCCCGAGTCGCTCCAGGACCTCATCATCGGCTCGGTCGAGCGGCTCCCCGAGGAGACCCAGCGCGTGCTGCGCGTCGCCGCCGCCGGGGGCAACCGCGTCGGCCACCCGCTGCTGGCCGCCGTGACCGGCCTGTCCGACGTCGACCTGGAGAGCGCGCTGCGGCCCGCGATCGCGCGCAACGTCATCCAGGTGGCCGACGGCCGCGCCTACGTCTTCCGCCACGCGCTGATCCGCGAGGCCGTCCACGACGAGATGCTGCCCGGCGAGCACAACCGCGTCCACGCGCGCTTCGCCGAAGAGATCGACCGCGACCGCAAGCTGGTCCCGCCCGGCCGCGCGGCGATCGAGATCGCCCACCACTGGTACTCCGCCCGCGACCACCTGTGGGCGCTGATCTCCGCCTGGGAGGCCGCGGGCAAGGCCGCGCGGGCGTTCGCCTACACCGAGCAGATCCAGCTCCTCGAACGCGTCCTGGCGCTGTGGGACCGGGTCCCCGACGCCGCCGAACGTATCGGCGCCGACCACACCACGGTCCTGGAGCTGGCCTCGGAGGCCGCGGCGATCAGCGGCGAGCCCGAACGCGGCATGAAGTTCGTCAAGGCCGCGCTGGCCGAGCTGGACGAGACCGCCGAGCCCGAACGGGTGGCCGCCCTGCTCGTGCGGCGGGCCGGGCTCAAGACGGACAAGGGCCGGCGGGGCGGCCTCGACGACCTCACCTACGCCGAGCGGCTGGTGCCCGAACCCGGCTACGCCCGCGCGCACGTCCTGGCCAGGCTCGGCTCGCACCTGATGTTCGTCAACCGGACGGTCGAGGGCAGCCGTCTCACCGAGGAGGCCCTCGGCATCGTCCGGACCATCGGCGACGAGTGCCTGGAGGCCGAGCTTCTCACCAACCTCGCGCTCGGGCAGTCCCTGGCCGGCGACCTGGAGACCACGCTCCTCACCAACGACCGCGCCGCCGAGATCGGACGCGGCCTGAAGACCGGGCGCATCGTCCTGCGCGCGCTCGGCAACAACGTGGACGCGCTGAACAACCTCGGCCGCTCCGCGGAGGCCGTCGAGCTCGCCCTGGAGGCCGAGGGCCTGGCCAGGAAGTACGGCCGCTACCGCGTCTCGGGCTGCTTCATCGCCAACAACCGCGCCGAGGCCCTCACCTCGCTCGGCCGCTGGGACGAGGCCGTCGAGGTCGTCCGGCAGGCCCTCACCCTGGACCCGATCCCGAAGACGCGCGGGTACCTCCTGCAGACGCGGGCCGACATCGCGGCGTGCCGGGGCGAGGTCGAGCTGCTGGAGCGGCTGCTCGGCGAGCTCGGCGCCCTGCACGGCGAGCCCAACGAGCTGTCCCAGGAGTGGATGAACAACACGCGGCTGCTGATCGACCTGCACCTGCTGCGCGGCGACCCGCTGCAGGCGCTCAAGGTGACCGAGACGCTGCTGTCGGAGTCGTCCCGCCAGGCGTACTCCAGCAAGCCCATGCTGGGCTGGCGCGCCCTGAACCAGAGCAGGCGGACCTGCGAGGCCGCCGCCGTCGTCGACCCCGGCGCCGCCTGCGCCGTGCGGGCCCGTGCCACCGAGATGGCCGCGGCGCTCGGCGAGGGCGGACCGGTCGCCGCGGCGTTCCGGCTGTCGTTCTACGGCGACTTCGCGGCGGCCGAGGAGTCCTGGCGGCGGCTCGGCCGCCCGTTCCCCCGGGCGCGGATGCTGACCGGCCTCGCGGAGGCCGCGGCCACGGCCGGGGACCGCGACCAGGCCGCCGCGCTGCTGCGCCAGGCGCACGAGATCGCCGCCGCGCTCGGCGCGCGGCCTCTGGCCGCCGAGGTCGAGGCGCTGAGCCGCCGCCTCGGCGCGGCGGTCGCCGAGACGCCGTCGCCGGGGCAGGGCCCGGCCGACCTGACGCCCCGGGAGACCGAGGTGCTGCGCCTTGTCGCCCTCGGGCGCTCGAACCGGGACATCGCCGCCGAACTGTTCATCTCCGCAAAGACGGTCAGCGTGCACGTGTCCAACATCCTGGCGAAGCTGGGCGTCTCCACGCGCGGCGAGGCGGCCGCCGCCGCCCACCGCCACTCCCTGCTCGCCTGA
- a CDS encoding MaoC family dehydratase N-terminal domain-containing protein — protein MALNRDFVGRTYHASTPYEVSRVKIREFAAAIGDPSPLYREPEAARAAGHPDVLAPPTFPIVFTLGGAAEALADPAFGLDYAMVVHGEQRFSYVRPIYAGDELLCTSTISEIRSLGRNELVTVTSEVTTVHGEPVCTTYNILIERGGAA, from the coding sequence ATGGCTTTGAACCGCGACTTCGTCGGGAGGACGTACCACGCGTCCACGCCCTACGAGGTGAGCCGCGTCAAGATCAGGGAGTTCGCGGCCGCGATCGGCGACCCCAGCCCGCTCTACCGCGAGCCCGAGGCCGCCCGCGCGGCCGGGCACCCCGACGTCCTGGCCCCGCCCACCTTCCCCATCGTGTTCACCCTCGGCGGCGCCGCGGAGGCGCTCGCCGACCCCGCCTTCGGCCTCGACTACGCGATGGTCGTCCACGGCGAGCAGCGGTTCTCCTACGTCCGCCCCATCTACGCGGGGGACGAGCTGCTCTGCACCTCCACGATCTCCGAGATCCGCAGCCTGGGCCGCAACGAGCTGGTCACCGTCACCAGCGAGGTGACCACCGTCCACGGCGAGCCGGTCTGCACCACCTACAACATCCTGATCGAGCGCGGAGGGGCCGCGTGA
- a CDS encoding transposase, whose protein sequence is METRWVGPDGYEITGAMCGDRQVLRLRRHGEHVADCFSVDELRRHVDLADLCEVIALPFGERPARGRREAAR, encoded by the coding sequence ATGGAGACGCGCTGGGTCGGGCCCGACGGCTACGAGATCACGGGCGCGATGTGCGGCGACCGCCAGGTGCTCCGTCTCCGGCGGCACGGCGAGCACGTCGCGGACTGCTTCTCCGTCGACGAACTTCGACGCCATGTCGACCTCGCGGACCTGTGCGAAGTGATCGCTCTGCCCTTCGGTGAACGGCCCGCGCGCGGGCGCCGCGAGGCCGCCCGCTGA
- a CDS encoding UDP-N-acetylmuramate dehydrogenase, whose protein sequence is MADRVAGVRLAPYTTLRVGGPARAFVEAHSGDELVALVAEADRAGEPVLLLGGGSNLVISDDGFDGLVVRVATRGVEVHERDGRAVVTAQAGEDWDALAARAVAEGWSGVECLSGIPGSVGSTPIQNVGAYGQEVAQTISGVRVYDRRSGTLLDLDAGQCGFAYRHSAFKDDLSRYVVLSVTYELDRTDKSGPVEYKELAARLGVAIGDRVSLHEARTAVLDLRRGKGMVLDAADPDTCSAGSFFTNPILDAERAAELKLRAPDFPGWPMPAGAVKVPAAWLIEHAGFPKGYRRGPARISTKHTLALTNPGGLHVTGFPTDPEAMAVAPSAAGHVAEPSHGAATAADLLALAREVRDGVEAKFGVTLVNEPILVGLTL, encoded by the coding sequence ATGGCTGACCGTGTGGCAGGTGTACGGCTCGCCCCGTACACCACGTTGAGGGTGGGCGGGCCCGCCCGCGCCTTCGTGGAGGCGCACTCCGGCGACGAGCTGGTCGCGCTGGTGGCCGAGGCCGACCGCGCCGGCGAGCCGGTCCTGCTGCTCGGAGGCGGCAGCAACCTCGTGATCTCCGACGACGGCTTCGACGGCCTGGTCGTCCGGGTCGCCACGCGCGGGGTGGAGGTCCACGAGCGGGACGGCCGGGCGGTGGTCACCGCGCAGGCGGGGGAGGACTGGGACGCCCTGGCCGCCCGCGCGGTCGCGGAGGGCTGGTCCGGGGTCGAGTGCCTGTCCGGCATCCCCGGCTCGGTCGGCTCGACGCCCATCCAGAACGTCGGCGCCTACGGGCAGGAGGTCGCGCAGACGATCTCCGGCGTGCGTGTGTACGACCGGCGCTCCGGCACGCTGCTCGACCTGGACGCCGGGCAGTGCGGCTTCGCCTACCGGCACAGCGCGTTCAAAGATGATCTTTCCCGCTACGTCGTGCTGTCCGTCACCTACGAGCTGGACAGGACCGACAAGTCCGGCCCGGTGGAGTACAAGGAGCTGGCGGCGCGGCTCGGCGTGGCGATCGGCGACCGGGTCTCCCTGCACGAGGCGCGCACGGCCGTCCTGGACCTGCGCCGCGGCAAGGGCATGGTGCTGGACGCCGCCGACCCCGACACCTGTAGCGCGGGCTCGTTCTTCACCAACCCGATCCTCGACGCCGAGCGGGCCGCCGAGCTGAAGCTCCGGGCCCCGGACTTCCCCGGCTGGCCGATGCCGGCGGGCGCGGTGAAGGTTCCGGCCGCCTGGCTGATCGAGCACGCGGGCTTCCCCAAGGGCTACCGCCGCGGCCCGGCCCGCATCTCCACCAAGCACACGCTGGCGCTGACCAACCCCGGCGGCCTGCACGTCACCGGCTTCCCGACCGACCCCGAGGCCATGGCCGTCGCGCCGTCCGCCGCCGGGCACGTCGCGGAGCCGTCCCACGGGGCGGCGACGGCCGCGGACCTGCTGGCCCTGGCGCGGGAGGTCCGCGACGGCGTCGAGGCGAAGTTCGGCGTGACCCTGGTGAACGAGCCCATCCTGGTCGGCCTCACCCTCTAG
- the rpmG gene encoding 50S ribosomal protein L33 produces MAATDVRPKITLACQECKHRNYITRKNRRNDPDRLELKKYCPNCKCHRAHRETR; encoded by the coding sequence GTGGCTGCCACCGACGTTAGGCCGAAGATCACGCTGGCCTGCCAGGAGTGCAAGCACCGGAACTACATCACCCGGAAGAACCGGCGCAACGACCCGGACCGGCTTGAGCTCAAGAAGTACTGCCCCAACTGCAAGTGCCACCGCGCGCACCGCGAGACGCGCTAG
- a CDS encoding MaoC family dehydratase: MTATVKYDEVEAGHEIPAAEYRVHRVDLVMYAGASGDFNPIHWNERHAKAVGLPDVIAHGMYTMAQGARFVTDWAGDPGAVLDYGVRFSSMVVVPDNDEGAVITVSGVVREKLGDNRVVVALTARSGDARVLSKAGAVVRLA; this comes from the coding sequence GTGACCGCGACCGTGAAGTACGACGAGGTCGAGGCCGGTCACGAGATCCCCGCGGCCGAGTACCGCGTGCACCGCGTGGACCTGGTCATGTACGCGGGCGCGTCCGGCGACTTCAACCCGATCCACTGGAACGAGCGGCACGCCAAGGCCGTGGGCCTGCCCGATGTGATCGCGCACGGCATGTACACCATGGCCCAGGGCGCACGGTTCGTCACCGACTGGGCCGGCGACCCCGGGGCCGTCCTCGACTACGGCGTGCGCTTCTCGTCCATGGTCGTCGTCCCCGACAACGACGAGGGCGCGGTGATCACCGTCAGCGGGGTCGTCCGGGAGAAGCTCGGCGACAACCGGGTCGTGGTCGCGCTGACCGCCAGGTCCGGCGACGCCCGGGTGCTGTCCAAGGCCGGCGCGGTCGTGCGCCTCGCCTGA
- a CDS encoding aldehyde dehydrogenase family protein has product MFEYAPAPESRDIVDIRPTYGLFINGEWVDSLGDARDKTINPASEEVLAEFAHADEADVDRAVAAARKAYDSVWGRLPGRERAKYLFRIARIVQERARELAVLESLDNGKPIRESRDVDLPLVAAHFFYYAGWADKLEHAGLGQAPRPLGVAAQVIPWNFPLLMLAWKIAPALACGNTVVLKPAETTPLTALAFAEICRQADLPPGVVNIVTGAGDTGRALVDHPDVDKVAFTGSTEVGRLIARSVAGTRKRVTLELGGKAANIVFEDAALDQAVEGVVNGIFFNQGHVCCAGSRLLVQESIADELLGALKRRLSTLRMGDPLDKNTDIGAINSAAQLAKIRELSEAGEREGAERWSPSCPIPEKGFWFPPTLFTGVAQSHRIAREEIFGPVLSVLTFRTPAEAVEKANNTPYGLSAGVWTEKGSRILWMADRLRAGVVWANTFNRFDPASPFGGYKESGYGREGGRHGLEAYLDVRPM; this is encoded by the coding sequence ATGTTTGAGTACGCACCGGCGCCCGAGTCGCGCGACATCGTCGACATCCGGCCGACCTACGGGCTCTTCATCAACGGCGAGTGGGTCGACTCGCTGGGCGACGCCCGCGACAAGACGATCAACCCCGCGAGCGAGGAGGTCCTGGCCGAGTTCGCGCACGCCGACGAGGCCGACGTCGACCGGGCCGTCGCCGCGGCGCGCAAGGCGTACGACTCGGTCTGGGGACGGCTCCCCGGCCGCGAACGCGCCAAGTACCTGTTCAGGATCGCCCGGATCGTCCAGGAGCGCGCCCGCGAGCTGGCCGTCCTCGAATCCCTGGACAACGGCAAGCCGATCCGCGAGTCGCGCGACGTCGACCTCCCCCTGGTCGCCGCGCACTTCTTCTACTACGCCGGATGGGCCGACAAGCTGGAGCACGCGGGGCTCGGCCAGGCCCCGAGGCCGCTCGGCGTGGCCGCGCAGGTCATCCCGTGGAACTTCCCGCTGCTCATGCTGGCCTGGAAGATCGCGCCCGCGCTGGCCTGCGGCAACACCGTGGTCCTCAAGCCGGCCGAGACCACCCCGCTGACCGCGCTCGCCTTCGCCGAGATCTGCCGGCAGGCCGACCTGCCGCCCGGCGTGGTCAACATCGTCACCGGCGCGGGCGACACCGGCCGGGCGCTGGTGGACCACCCGGACGTCGACAAGGTGGCCTTCACCGGCTCCACGGAGGTCGGACGCCTGATCGCCAGGTCCGTCGCCGGGACGCGCAAGAGGGTCACGCTCGAACTGGGCGGCAAGGCCGCCAACATCGTCTTCGAGGACGCCGCGCTCGACCAGGCCGTCGAGGGCGTCGTCAACGGCATCTTCTTCAACCAGGGCCACGTCTGCTGCGCCGGCTCCCGCCTGCTCGTCCAGGAGTCGATCGCGGACGAGCTGCTGGGCGCGCTCAAGCGGCGCCTGTCCACGCTGCGCATGGGCGACCCGCTGGACAAGAACACCGACATCGGGGCGATCAACTCCGCGGCCCAGCTCGCCAAGATCAGGGAACTGAGCGAGGCGGGGGAGCGGGAGGGCGCCGAGCGCTGGTCCCCGTCCTGTCCCATCCCCGAGAAGGGATTCTGGTTCCCTCCCACCCTGTTCACCGGCGTGGCGCAGTCGCACAGGATCGCCCGGGAAGAGATCTTCGGCCCGGTCCTGTCGGTCCTGACCTTCCGCACCCCCGCCGAGGCCGTCGAGAAGGCCAACAACACGCCGTACGGCCTGTCCGCCGGGGTGTGGACCGAGAAGGGCTCGCGCATCCTGTGGATGGCCGACAGGCTCCGCGCCGGCGTGGTGTGGGCCAACACCTTCAACCGGTTCGACCCGGCGTCGCCGTTCGGCGGTTACAAGGAGTCCGGATACGGCCGCGAGGGCGGCAGGCACGGATTGGAGGCGTATCTCGATGTCCGACCCATGTGA
- the deoC gene encoding deoxyribose-phosphate aldolase has protein sequence MTTSFTEVAASNATLRAFLHGLPGVDRVGADQRAAMLGTRSIKTTAKARAIDLAISMVDLTTLEGADTPGKVRAMCAKAVHPDPGDPSVPKVAAVCVYPDLVGRAVEALGDSGVRVASVATGFPSGRTSLEVKVRDTELAVAAGADEIDMVIDRGAFLSGDYRKVFDEIVAVKAACARDAAAGKGDAHLKVILETGELATYDNVRRASWLAMIAGADFVKTSTGKVSPAATLPVTLVMLEAVRDFRDRAGRMVGVKPAGGIRTTKDAVKYLVLVNETAGEDWLTPEWFRLGASSLLNDLLMQRGKMATGRYSGPDYFTLD, from the coding sequence GTGACGACCTCGTTCACGGAGGTCGCGGCCTCGAACGCGACCCTCCGGGCGTTCCTGCACGGCCTGCCCGGCGTCGACCGGGTGGGCGCCGACCAGCGTGCCGCGATGCTGGGCACCCGCTCCATCAAGACCACCGCCAAGGCGCGGGCCATCGACCTGGCCATCTCCATGGTGGACCTGACCACCCTGGAAGGCGCCGACACTCCGGGCAAGGTGCGGGCGATGTGCGCCAAGGCCGTCCACCCCGACCCGGGCGACCCCTCGGTCCCGAAGGTCGCGGCCGTCTGCGTCTACCCCGACCTGGTCGGGCGCGCCGTCGAGGCGCTCGGCGACTCGGGCGTGCGGGTGGCGAGCGTGGCGACCGGCTTCCCGAGCGGCCGCACGTCGCTGGAGGTCAAGGTGCGCGACACCGAGCTGGCCGTGGCGGCGGGCGCCGACGAGATCGACATGGTGATCGACCGCGGCGCCTTCCTGTCCGGCGACTACCGCAAGGTGTTCGACGAGATCGTCGCGGTGAAGGCGGCCTGCGCCCGTGACGCCGCCGCCGGCAAGGGGGACGCCCACCTGAAGGTGATCCTGGAGACCGGCGAGCTGGCGACGTACGACAACGTGCGCCGCGCGTCCTGGCTCGCCATGATCGCGGGGGCCGACTTCGTCAAGACCTCGACCGGCAAGGTGTCCCCGGCCGCGACGCTGCCGGTCACGCTGGTGATGCTGGAGGCGGTGCGCGACTTCCGCGACCGGGCCGGCCGCATGGTGGGGGTCAAGCCCGCGGGCGGCATCCGCACCACCAAGGACGCCGTCAAGTACCTGGTCCTGGTCAACGAGACCGCGGGCGAGGACTGGCTGACCCCCGAGTGGTTCCGCCTCGGCGCCTCCAGCCTCCTCAACGACCTGCTGATGCAGCGCGGGAAGATGGCCACGGGCCGCTACTCCGGGCCGGACTACTTCACCCTCGACTGA